The Chryseobacterium sp. LJ668 genome segment GGCTAAATCCGCTTTTTGACCGTCATCAGATAATCCATCAATAATAATGTAAACAGTATGAATCAGAAACCAGGCAATCAAGCAAAATAAAATAATTTTAAAAGCTTTAAGGACAAATTTCATCTGATTAATTTTGAATTTTATTTGCTTTATTTTGGGTAATATCATTTTTAATCCAGTCGAGCTGCACATCTTTCCGGTTGAGTATATCCTGCATATTTTCAGAGATCTCAACATCAGGAATTACACCCTTTTTAGTATTGGTAAAATCAATATTCGGCTGTATAAGAAGCAGGCCAATCGGAAAATCTATTTTTGAGTTCGGAAGCTTCTGATAAGAATAAAATCCGGCAACCGTTCCGTCATTGGCTCCGCCGGTTTCTTCTCCTACCAATGTAGCTCTTTTGTCATATTGTAGTTTTGAAGAAATAACAGAAGATGCCGAAAAGCTACCACCGTTGATTAACATATATACCTTACCTTTAAAAACATTTTTCTTAGGTTTTGTAGGCTTATTTTCTTTCATTCTGTAATAGACCATGCCGTCTTTTCCTTTATAAACACTGAATATCTGAGAAAAAACATAACCCGGATATAATAAACCCTTAAGGATGTATTGCAACAGATTTGATTTTCGAAAATAATTGGTTTTTAAAGGGGTAAATTTCGAGGTAAGCTGTGAAGGTTTAACCAAAACAAAAGGTTCAGGAGCGAGATAAGAGTAGAGATTGTTGATTTCATAGAGCGAACCGCCATAGTTGTTTCTGATATCAATGATCAGATATGATGATCCGGCTTTATTTATTTTTGAAAAAGATTCTTTATAAAAGCGATCAGAAAATGTTCTCGAAAAGCTCTGGATTTTCATGTAAGCAATCATACTATCTTTATCCAAAAGTTTAAAAATTCTATTATAAGAGCTTGTTGAGGCAACATAATCGTTTACTTTCTTTTCTTCAGTTCTTTTTTTCTCCATTTGATCTTTTTCCAGATCTTCCTTGTTTTTAGATTCACGTCTAAGTTTTACGATTCTTTTTTGATTTTGATAAGACGTCTCGATGTTTGCGCTATCCAAAATTCCTTTTTCAGCGACATAGAAATTGAAAAATACATCTTTTAGATAATAATTCTGAAAAGTTGTATTATAACCATCACTGCTTATTAATTCACGGTATTTTTTAAGATAATCAGAAACTGGGATTTTATTGATGCTTAAAATTTCGGTTCCTGGTATTATATTTTCTACGGAATCTTTATTTTTGATGATATATAGATGATCTTTTTCTACATGATATTCAAATCTTCCGAAAAGTCCTTTTTTATTCTTCAGCACTTTAATTTCTTTTCTGCTGAATTTTTTCATCGGAATTTTTAAAGACAGATGACCTTCTCGGATCTTTGCAATAACCGGTTGAAGTTTAAAATAAAATTGAATTGGAGTGAGAGGTCTTTTAATCGTTTTCTTTAGGCTGTCAAATTTAAAATAGAGTTCTTTTTCAGATATATACCAATTGAGTTTAGGGTGCATTTCCTGAAGCTTGCGATAAGCAAAATCTACATCCTGATGAAGTTTTTCCGGTGAAATGGTTGATTGGGTATGTTTATTTTCCTTTTTTATGGATGCACACGAAGTAACAAGCAGTATAAAGATCAGGAATAGTAAATGTTTCAATTTGATCGCTTTTTTAAAGATTAAATTTAAAAAGTTTAAGATAGTTAAATTTAAAAAAAAAGTAAAAAAATATTTCAAACGTCCTAATAGTATTCTGTCATATGAAATGTGCAGAAAGTTATATATTTAAAGCTTACATTAAATTAAAATGATTTATTTAATTGTCATCACAGCAATTGTTATTGCATTATATTTCATCATCACATCACAGCAGGTTTTTGGCGCAGAACCCAAAGGAAAACGTCTTGAAAGAATGCATCGTTCCGAACATTATAAAAACAATCAATTCCAGAATTTGAGCTTTACACCTTCTCTTGCTGAAGGTTACAGCATGCCGAAAGTAATGTATGATTTTCTTTTTGGCAAAAAAGATCCTTTGCTTAAGCCTTCTCATGATGTTCCTGCGATTCATACCGATTTAAAAAATATTCCTAAAAACGAAGACGTTTTTATTTGGTTGGGGCATTCGTCTTATCTTATTCAGATTGATGGAGTTTCATTTTTAATAGATCCTGTTTTGAGTAGTTATGGTTCACCGTTTAAGTTTTTTAATAAAGCTTTTGCGGGTTCAGATCTCTTTAAACCAGATGATATTCCGAATATTGATTATTTGGTCATAACACATGATCATTACGATCACCTGGACTATCCGACTGTAAAAGGCATCCGTTCAAAAGTTGAAAAAGTGATTCTGCCTTTAGGAGTCGGGGCGCATTTTGAACGATGGGGCTACAATGAGAATCAGCTTTTGGAAGAAGAGTGGGGTGCTGTTCTTGACCTGAAAAATAACATTAAAATTACTTTTACACCGGCAAGACATTTCTCCGGAAGAAAATTTCATAGAAACAATACACTCTGGACTTCTTATGTTCTGGAAACTTCCGCAAAAAAGATTTTTCTGGGAGGCGACAGTGGTTATGATACACATTTTAAAATGATTGGCGAAAAGTATGGGCCGCTCGATTACGCTATTTTAGAAAACGGGCAGTACAATGCAGCCTGGAAATACATTCATGCATTGCCGGAAGACGTTATTCAGGCGAGTATAGATATCACTGCGAAAAATATTATACCGGTTCATTCCGGGAAATTTGCATTAGCACTTCACCCATGGAACGAACCTTTACAGAAAGTGACAACTTTGGGGAAAGAAAAAAACCAGCATATTCTCACTCCGAAAATCGGTGAGGTTCTGGATTTAAATAAAGAAAATCAGGAGTTTATGGCTTGGTGGCAAGACTGATTTATTCATGCCATATCCCCCGATATCTTTTCGGATGATTTTCTAGTTGCTGACGTACAAAATCACATTCAGGATCAATCATCAGATCTTTTTCTTCGGCGTAGCTGACCAATTGATCAAGCAAAAGTTTCGCATAGCCGTGGCCTTCAAGATTTTCGTCAATTTTTGTATAGTAAACATTGAGTAGTCTTCCGTCAACCGAAATCGACATATAGCCCACTTTTTTATCGTCTAATAATATCTGCAGCTCATCCTGATAAGGTGATATTTCAAATTTTATATTTTCCATAATCCATCGTTTTTGGTTGATCTAATTTTATGTAAATAGAATATTCTCTTCTTTAAAATTACAAATAAATGGCAAGATGTAAACATTTTTATTAAGCCTCATAGTAATTTAGATTAGTTTAAACTGAAAATTGCAGCATATATCTAGCATCTGGCTTTATTTTTAAAATAATCAAAATAGCATTTATTTCTTAAAAATTTTATTAATATTCTAAAAACGATCCCATGAGTTTAGTTGTTTTAACAAATTTTGTGAATATTGATTTTTGATTTGGCATCTATATTGCGACTGTATACATATTAACCTTTAAAATTAACAAAATGAAAAAAATATTAATAACAGCATTATTCATCGGAACTTTTAGCCTGGGATATGCGCAGTCAGATTATTACAATGATTATAGAAGAAGTGTGACAGATGTCAATTGGCAGACCGTAGTTTCTGATCTTCTACTTTCTTCTACACAAGCCAATCAGTTAACTGCATTAAACAACAGATATTCAGATTACAACGGCTGGAACCGTGTTTATGCAAACAACCCTGACAGATGGTCGACCGACCGTTATTCTGAATTGGAAAGAATTATGGGAAGAGACAAATATGTAAAATTTAAAACTAAATATTACAAAGGACAAAATCCTGTGGCTGTCTACAACCGTAACAAAAACAATGATAAAAGATACAAGCATATGGATAAAAAGGCAAAATCCTATAAATCTCACAACGGTAAGGCCCATAAAAATAAATAAAATCAATACCATATAAATATTTTCAAAAATGAATGACTGTTCGAAAGTTCAGTCATTTTTTGTTTTTTATGTTAAGTTATCATTTTACCTTTGCGGTGATAAAATCAGCCTATTAAATTGGCATTCTTACCATGAAAAGTCTTCAGTCAAAAAATCAGTTTATTGCTACAATATTAGCTTTTGCCGTTATTCCGATGTCGGGTTTGGCAACCGATATTTATCTTCCCTCAATGCCAAGTATGGCCATAGAACTTCGACAACCTGAAAGCAGCATTCAGCTTACCCTTTCTATTTTTCTCATCAGTTACGGTCTTACTCAGTTTTTTGCAGGAAGTATTGTAGATTCTTTCGGAAGGTTTCGGGTTTCAGCAATTTCTTTGGCACTGTTTGTAGTCAGTTTTCTGATTACAGCCTTAACGAAGGATATTATGGTTATTTACGCGATGCGTGTTTTACAGGGCGTTTTGTCTGGCTTCGCAGTCGTTGCAAAGCGTGCATTTTTTGTCGATGTGTATGAAGGTGAAAAGCGTAAGCATTATCTCAGTATTATGACCATCGTCTGGTCGGTGGGTCCTATTATTGCGCCTTTTATTGGCGGATATCTTCAGAAATTATTTGGATGGCAGTCTAATTTCTATGTATTGGCGGGTTACAGTTTGGTTTTGCTAATTTTAGAGTTGATCTTTTCCGGTGAAACTTTGAAAATTAAAAAAACCTTCAACTTTAATTTTGTACTTAAAGAATACGACCTGATGTTCCGGAGTAAAGATTTTTTCTACGGAATGCTGATGTGCGGAGTGAGCTATGCAATGGTGATTTTCTTCAATTTATGCGGCGCATTTATTATTGAGCACAAAATGGGATATTCTGAAGTGATTGCAGGTTACGTTTCACTTATTCTGGGTTTTGCCTGGATGACGGGTGGCTTTTTGGGTAAAGCTTTAATAAAAAAAGCATTTCTTCCTAAGATTCGCTATGCCAATTTCATTCAGATATTTTTAATTTTGCTGATGATTTTCTGTTCATATTTTATCAATAATATTTACACATTGGTTGCTTTTGCATTTGTCATTCATGTGACAGCAGGCTTCATTTTTAATAATTATTTTGCCTATTGTCTTGGCAGATTTCCAGATTCTGCCGGTGTTGCAGGTGGTTTAACAGGCGGTGTTGCATTTATTATTACTTCGACCATCAGCTACGGAATCGTGTTTATCATTAAACCAGAAATTCAGCTTCACGTAGCAGAGGGGTATCTCGTTTTGGGAATGTTAGGACTGTTTATTTTAAGTATGATTAAAGTCAGAAAAGCACATATTTAATTTTATTTAAGGATTAAGAAATTTTACTGTACGAGCTTAATTTTTATATGTGAGAATGACAATTGAAGAGTCAGCAGCTGGATGGAAGTGGGATGTTATTCCTAAATACACTAACGTCCAGCTCCCATCATCTAGCTTTCATCCAAAAATTTAAACCTCTCTATAACACCATTCCGCCGTCAATCAGAATTTCTGTTCCGGTCATAAAACTGGCAATCTTATTATCAGATAAATAAATAACTGCTTTAGCTACGTCTTCTGCTGTCCCCATTTTTTTCAGAGGAATCACGTTGATTAACCAATCATTAAGTCCTTCCAGAGTATCTCTATCTAATCCAGCCTTTGTCATAATTTCGGTTTTTGTAGGTCCCGGACTTACTAGGTTTACCCTAATTTTTCTTGGTGCCAATTCTGCTGCCGCTGTTTTTGCAATAGAGTTTAAAGCTGCTTTACTAGCCTGATAAACTGAACTGTTGGGTTTGTAAGTCGTTGCCACATTAGAAGATAAGAATACAACCGACGCACCATCATTTAATAAAGGTGTAAATTTGCTTAAAGTAAAATAAGCTCCTTTGAAATTAATATTCATCACCTGATCAAAATTTTCGGCACTCATGTTTTCTATAGAACTTAGAGTTCCTGTAATTCCTGCATTAATAAAAAGAATATCGACTTTTCCGTATTGTTTTTCAACTTCATTTTTTAATGAATCAAGATCATTAAGATTTCCCTGATCTGCCACAAACGGGATCGCTCCCAATTCTTTCGCAGCTTTTTCTATGGCATCTTTTCGTCTTCCCGTTATGATTACTTTTGCACCTTCTGCTACTAATTCTTTTGCGGTTGCATACCCGATTCCGCTGTTTCCACCAGTTACGATGGCTAGCTTGTTGTTAAATTTATTCATTTCTTAAAAATTTTTGACAAAGTTATTTCAAATTGATATACTTTTGTAACCAGTATCACAGAGTATACCAGTATCATTCAGTATATCATTTAACTTTGCAAACATGGAAAGAGATCAAACCGAAGAGCTGAGAGCACTGCAGGACACCCTTTATTTTATTGGTGGAAAGTGGAGAATACCTATTATTAATGCCATTTGTAACGGCAACAGACGTTTTCGTGAGATCGAAAGAAGCATCCCCGGAATTACCACAAGAATGCTTTCTAAAGAATTAAAAGACATGGAAATGAACAAACTGGTTAAACGAATAGTTTATCCCGATACTCCTGTTTTAATTGAATATGAACCGACAGAATATTGCAGAACTTTTGGAAATATTATTGCTGAAATGATTAGTTGGGGAAGGAAACATCGGAAAGTGATTGTGGAGGATAAAATTTAGTTTTATAGACAAATGCTTAATAATGGTCTTATTGATAATGAATTTAAATATCAATGATTCTTCCTTCGTTAGAATGACAAACAGGAGATTTAAGAATTAATACTAAAAAAGCTCCTTTAAGAAAGGAGCTTTTCATTTATATTAAATCCGAAATTAAATTCCGTCAATAATTTCATTTAAAACTGTGCTTGGCCTCATTGCTTCATACGTTTTGTATGTGTCAGTTTTGTAGTAACCGTCTATATTTTGAGGCTTACCTTGAGCACCAATTAATTCAGAATTAATAACTTCTTCGCTTTCCTGCAATGCTTCTGCAACCGGAGCAAATTGATTTGCCAATTCTGCATCGACACTTTGGTTCGCCAAAGCTTCCGCCCAATACATCGCCAGATAGAAGTGAGAACCTCTGTTATCGATTTGTCCGACTTTTCTTGCAGGAGATTTATCAGTAGCTAAAAATTTAGCATTTGCTTCGTCTAATGCATCCGCAAGAACCTGAGCTTTCGTATTATTCTGAGTTTGTGCTAAATGCTCTAAAGAAGCTTGTAAAGCTAAAAATTCACCTAAAGAATCCCATCTTAAATAACCTTCTTCTATAAATTGCTCAACATGTTTTGGAGCAGAACCTCCTGCACCAGTTTCAAACAATCCACCACCATTCATTAACGGAACGATAGAAAGCATTTTAGCAGAAGTTCCAAGCTCAAGAATCGGGAAAAGATCTGTTAAATAATCTCTCAATACGTTTCCTGAAACAGAAATCGTGTCTTTTCCTTCTCGTGCTCTCTTCAACGTTTCCGTCATTGCGTCTTTTACATCAAGGATTTTAATATCCAATCCGTTGGTATCATGATCAGCCAAATATTTTTCAACTTTTTTGATCATTTCTCTGTCGTGAGCTCTTCCTTTATCTAACCAGAAAATAGCAGGCGTGTCAGAAAGTCTTGCTCTGTTTACTGCTAATTTTACCCAGTCCTGAATCGGAGCATCTTTCGTCTGACACATTCTGAAAATATCATTCTTTTCTACTTTTTGAGAAAGAAGAACGCTTCCTGTTTCGTCCTGAACTTCAACAGTTCCTTCTGCTGTAGCCTGGAAAGTTTTATCATGTGATCCGTATTCTTCAGCTTTTTGAGCCATCAAACCAACGTTCGGAACAGAACCCATTGTAGTAGGATCTAATTTTCCGTGAGCTTTCATATCATCAATTACAGACTGATAGAAACCTGCATAAGAACGGTCCGGAATGATACAGATTGTATCTTCTTCTTTTCCTTCATTATTCCACATTTTTCCGCCTCCTCTTACCAAAGCAGCCATCGATGCATCAACGATGATGTCAGAAGGAACATGGAAATTGGTGATTCCTTTGTCAGAATTTACCATCGCTACTCTTGGCCCGTTGGCCAAAGCAGCTTCAATATCACCTTTGATGTTGGCTTCCTGAATATTTCCTTTTATTTTGTCAAACAGATCTGCAAGACCGTTATTTGGATTAACATCCAAATCATTAAAAGTCTCAGCATATTTAGTAAAAACTTCTTTAAAATAAGTCTCAACGATAGCTCCAAAAACAATGGGATCAGAGATTTTCATCATTGTAGCCTTAAGATGTGCAGAAAGAAGTACGTTTTTATTTTTTGCCTCGTCGATCACTTGCTGAACGAAAGATTTCAGAGCACTCAAATTCATTACAGAAGAATCAATCACTTCACCTGCCTGAAGATTGGCAAAATCTTTTAATAAAGTTTCAGTACCGTCATTTCCTTTGAAAACAATCTTGTATTTTGCCGCATTTTCCAGGGTTGTAGAAGTTTCTGTTCCGTAGAAATCTCCAGTATTCATATGAGCAACATCCGTTTTGCTGTCAGAAGCCCAGTCACCCATTTTGTGAGGGTTTGCTTTTGCGTAGTTTTTAACGGCTTTCGGAGCACGTCTGTCAGAATTTCCTTCTCTTAAGACAGGATTTACAGCACTTCCCAATACTTTAGCATATTTAGCTTTGATGACTTTTTCCTCATCATTTTTTGGTTCAGCAGGATAATTGGGAACCGCGAAACCTTTAGACTGCAATTCAGCAACAGCCGCATCCAATTGTGGAGCGGAAGCAGAAATATTAGGTAATTTGATAATGTTTGCGTCAGGTTGAGTTGCCAATTCGCCCAATTGAGCTAAAGCGTCATCAATTTTCTGATCATCTTTCAAAAACTCAGGAAAGTTTGCCAAAATTCTGCCTGCCAAAGAAATATCCGGAACTGCGATCTCAATGTTTGCTGCTTTTGTAAACGCTTTTACAATTGGTAAAAACGAGTGTGTTGCCAACATGGGAGCCTCATCTGTAAGTGTGTAATAGATTTTTGATTTTTCTGACATTATACTGTTATTTATTATTTTAAAGTTTTAGTTTCACAAATTTAGTAATTATCATTGTTTTATTTGGGTGTTTGCATAAAAAAAGAGGCTATAGCCTCTTTTTAATTTATTGTTTATTTTAATCTTATTTACCTGTAGAAATGATACCTTTGGTAGGAGATGTAAATGTAACTCCAGTACTTGTCCAACTTCCCGAATTGGTCGTATTTGGATTTAAATAATAGCCATATGCTTCACTGTCAGAATATATAACAATACTTCCTCCAGATGCCATCCCACCTTTTACTGGTGAAGAGAATGTTATTGAATTGCTTGTCCAGCTTCCTGAGTTTGTTCCGTTTGGATTTAAGTAATAACCTTTTGCTTCGCTGTCAGAATAAATGACAATCGTATTATTTGATGAAACAGCACCTTTGATTTGTGATGAAAAAGTTACAGAAGTACTATTCCAATTTCCTGAGTTTGTTCCGTTTGGATTTAAGTAGTAGGATTTTGCTTCATTGTTAGAATAAACAACTATTGCATTGTTTGAAGCAATAGATCCTTTAATAGGAGATGAAAAAATGACAGGTGTACTACTCCAACCTCCTGAATTTGTTCCATTTGGATTCAGATAATAGCCTTTCGCTTCGTTATCGGAGTAAACAACGATTGTATTATTAGAAGCTACAGCACCTTTAACAGGGGAAGAAAAAGTCACATTGCTGCTATTCCAGCTTCCTGAGTTTGTTCCATTTGGATTTAAATAATATGCTTTGGCTTCGTTATCAGAATAGACAATGATACATCCGTTTCCAGTATTATTTTTTAAAGAAACAGTTTGTGTGTAGTGTTTGATGATGTTGATAAAACACTTCCCGCAACCAAAGCATAAGGCACACTCATCAACTGATTGACTCCAACATTTGTATAATTGGTCCCACCTGCAGGATCCATTTCCACTTTTACAAATTTTGTATTTGTTCCCCAGTTGATTGCTCCGAAACTTCCTGTTGTAGGAGTTCCCTGTCCGATATTTAAATTAACTAAACCTTTAGAGTTGGTTGTTTTTGTATGAGTTTCTGTGTATAAAACTGTTCCGGTAGCAGAGTTTTCCAAAATACTTATTTTTAATGCAACGTTTCCGTTTGCAATTGGAGCTCCTGCTGCGCTGAATGCGATTGTCTGATAACTAAAAGCTTGTGGAACTTGTGCACTTAATAATGTTGCTAAAAATAGCCCTATAGTAACGTATAATTTTTTCATGTTTAAATAGTTAAGGTTTTTTAATAATTTTGATAGGTTTAAGGTCAGGGTTTTTAAAAATGATCATGTAAACACCTTGGTTTAAGCTTCTTAAATCCAGTTGGTCTGACTGTAATTTTGTCTTTAAAATAAGTCTACCTGCAAGATCAAATATTTCAACCTCGTCGATTTTTGATTTTGAATTTAATTTGACATATATAAAATCAGCAGTTGGATTGGGATAGATTTTTACAGTTTCTTTTTCCAGTTCACTTACACCTAAAACCTGTAATAAGGTTTGATATAGCATTCCCATTGTCCCCGAATTGTTCTGGTCAGGATCAGTCGGGATCACGTAAATTTCTCCGACGGAATGCGTGAAGTTATCTGCAGAAACAGCCCCGGAATTGATATTCCCAATCACAGACTGGGCAAATCCAAAGAATGGCACTGCAAATAAAAGCATAGTAGTTTTTTTTCGCATAGTTATCTATTTTTAGCGCGTAAATGTAATCAAATTATGATATTGTAAATATGATTGAAATTATAAGTTTTTTTATTTTCATTTTAAGAATTATTTAACCTTTATTTCAAACAAATTCGTCTGAAATTGAATAAATTTGATACAACTTAAAAAATAATCAGTTTATGTCAAGTATCACATTAAAAGGAAACGAAGTAAACACATTGGGAAATCTTCCTGAAGTAGGATTTACAGTAAAAGATTTTGCACTGGTAGATTCTGGTCTGAATGTAAAAACATTACAAAGCTTTGAGGGTAAGAAAAAGGTTTTCAACATCTTCCCAAGTATTGATACGCCAACTTGTGCATCTTCGGCCAGAAAATTTAATGAAGAAGCCAATAATTTAGAAAATACCGTGGTTATCAATGTTTCTAAAGATCTTCCTTTTGCGCTGACAAGATTTTGTGCAGCAGAAGGTTTGAATAATGTAGAGACTCTTTCAGATTTCAGAGGAACTTTTGGTGATGATTATGAAGTAACGATCACAGATTCTCCAATGAAAGGTCTTTTGAGCCGTGCTGTTATCGTAACTGACGAAAATAATAAAGTAGTTTATACTGAGCAGGTGTCAGAAATCGCTGACGAGCCCAATTATAGTGCAGCAATAGAAGCACTAAAATAATTACACAACAAATTTTTACAAACAGCCTTGTGAAAATTATTCACAAGGCTGTTATTTTTACAAAGAATCCCTAAATCAATACTAAAAGTGAAACGTTCAGGAACTGCTACCTTGCCACTTCATCACGGAAAAGTTCCGCCTTGGCTGTACGAGCGCATGGCCCTGCTCGGGCGTTCTGTTGTCGAAGTTATCTTAGCAGATTACGGTAAAGATGAGGTATTGCGAAGATTGGCAGATCCGTTTTGGTTTCAGAGTTTTGGTGCAGTGATGGGTATGGATTGGCATTCGTCAGGAATTACCACTTCTGTAATGGGAGCTCTAAAACGCAGTATTAATCCACATTCTAAAGAATTGGGAATTTACATTTGTGGCGGAAAAGGCAGATTTTCAAAAGATACGCCTAATGAACTTTTGGTCATTGCTGACAAAACCGGGCTTGATGGAAACGAACTGATTCGTGCCAGCAAATTGTCGGCAAAAGTAGACAATACTGCAATTCAGGATGGTTATCAGCTTTATCTTCACAATTTTATTCTTTCAGATGAAGGAAATTGGTCAGTTGTACAACAGGGAATGAATGATGCAGACGGAACTGCGCGCCGTTATCATTGGCATTCTGAAAATATGAAATCTTTTGTCGATGAACCACATAAAGGAATTCAGGGAATTAACCGCGGCGAAATTCTCAATCTAACGGCAAATGCCGCTCAGGAAAGCAGAAAAGGTATATTGGAAATTTCACATACCAATTCAGAAAAAATCATGCAGGATTTTGCCAATTTGATTTTACCGGCTCATCACGATGTCCGGGCTTCAGATGTTGATTTAAAAAAGCTGGGAACACTTTTATACATGACGAGAGAAAACCAACCTGAAAATTTTGAAGAATTACTTTTGTTAAGAGGAGTAGGCCCAAGAACTTTGCAAAGTCTGGCTTTGGTAAGTGAGGTCATTCACGGGTCGCCCTCAAGATTCAGAGATCCTGCGAGATTTTCTTTTGCACACGGCGGAAAAGACGGTCATCCGTTTCCCGTTCCGATTAAAGTTTATGATGAAACGATCGGAATTTTACAAAAAGGAATCGAAAAATCTAAACTGGGTAATTCTGATAAATTGCAATCGATCAATAAGCTTCACACCATCATTTCAGATGCCGAGAAAAATTTTACTCCAAATTTTGACATCAATGAAGTGATTGAAGAAGAGCGTCAAAATTCCTGGCGCTTTGGAGGAAAGACAGTGTTTGGTGATGCGGAAAAGCCTACAAAACAAAAACCGATACAGCTCTCGTTATTTTAATATTACTACAAATTGAAGATTTTATAAAATTTTCATTATTCATCATTAAGCTTCTCCTTAATTAAATAAAAAATTATGTCAATATTCCAATAAAAATTTTAATTTTAAAATCTTAAAAACATTAATTGGATGACAAAGAAAGCTTTCGAAGTTTATTACGATTTCCCATTTTTTCTCCCGGAAGAGCTTGATGAGATCATTCAGGCTCATGAGAAAGTAATTTTTCAAAAGGGTGACTATATCCTTGAAGAGGGAAAAACCGCCAACGAGTATTATATTTTGGATAAAGGTCTGGCCCGCTCATTTGTTAATGACTTCAATGGAAACGAAGTCACCACACACTTTTTCACAGAAAATGACATCATTATTGATGTTTCATCATTATTTCAGAGGATTCCTACCCAAGAAAATATCATTTGCATTGCAGATTGCGAATGCTGGAAAATGAATTTTGATATTTTTCAGGAATTATTTCATAAAATACCCAACCTCAGAGAATGGGGAAGAGCCTGGATGTCGCAGCAGCTTTTTTTATATAAGCAGCGTTCGGTAGAGATGTTTACACTTTCTGCAACGAAACGGTATCTCCATTTGTTGGAGCAGAAATCTCAAGTAATACAGTTTGCTCCTTTAAAGCAAATTGCTTCGTATTTAGGTGTTACGGATACTTCATTAAGCAGAATTCGCAAAGAATTGGTTTCTCATCCCAAAAAAAATTAAATCTTGTCTTATGGCAAGTTGGTTTTCATTGTGACTAGGTAATTTTGGTTAAAAGTTTAACCTAGATAATTACAAAAATGCAAATCAACCAAATTTATGTCAATCTTCCAGTAAAAGATGTTCAGAAAACAAGAAAATTTTGGACAGAGCTCGGCTTTTCTATCAACGAACAATTTTCAGATGAAAATGCGATTTGTGTAATCATGAAAGAAGATCACATCTACACCATGTTTCTTAAAGAAGAATTTTTTAAAACCTTTACAGACAGGCCTATC includes the following:
- a CDS encoding NADP-dependent isocitrate dehydrogenase; the encoded protein is MSEKSKIYYTLTDEAPMLATHSFLPIVKAFTKAANIEIAVPDISLAGRILANFPEFLKDDQKIDDALAQLGELATQPDANIIKLPNISASAPQLDAAVAELQSKGFAVPNYPAEPKNDEEKVIKAKYAKVLGSAVNPVLREGNSDRRAPKAVKNYAKANPHKMGDWASDSKTDVAHMNTGDFYGTETSTTLENAAKYKIVFKGNDGTETLLKDFANLQAGEVIDSSVMNLSALKSFVQQVIDEAKNKNVLLSAHLKATMMKISDPIVFGAIVETYFKEVFTKYAETFNDLDVNPNNGLADLFDKIKGNIQEANIKGDIEAALANGPRVAMVNSDKGITNFHVPSDIIVDASMAALVRGGGKMWNNEGKEEDTICIIPDRSYAGFYQSVIDDMKAHGKLDPTTMGSVPNVGLMAQKAEEYGSHDKTFQATAEGTVEVQDETGSVLLSQKVEKNDIFRMCQTKDAPIQDWVKLAVNRARLSDTPAIFWLDKGRAHDREMIKKVEKYLADHDTNGLDIKILDVKDAMTETLKRAREGKDTISVSGNVLRDYLTDLFPILELGTSAKMLSIVPLMNGGGLFETGAGGSAPKHVEQFIEEGYLRWDSLGEFLALQASLEHLAQTQNNTKAQVLADALDEANAKFLATDKSPARKVGQIDNRGSHFYLAMYWAEALANQSVDAELANQFAPVAEALQESEEVINSELIGAQGKPQNIDGYYKTDTYKTYEAMRPSTVLNEIIDGI
- a CDS encoding T9SS type A sorting domain-containing protein, with the protein product MRKKTTMLLFAVPFFGFAQSVIGNINSGAVSADNFTHSVGEIYVIPTDPDQNNSGTMGMLYQTLLQVLGVSELEKETVKIYPNPTADFIYVKLNSKSKIDEVEIFDLAGRLILKTKLQSDQLDLRSLNQGVYMIIFKNPDLKPIKIIKKP
- the tpx gene encoding thiol peroxidase produces the protein MSSITLKGNEVNTLGNLPEVGFTVKDFALVDSGLNVKTLQSFEGKKKVFNIFPSIDTPTCASSARKFNEEANNLENTVVINVSKDLPFALTRFCAAEGLNNVETLSDFRGTFGDDYEVTITDSPMKGLLSRAVIVTDENNKVVYTEQVSEIADEPNYSAAIEALK
- a CDS encoding DUF763 domain-containing protein; the protein is MKRSGTATLPLHHGKVPPWLYERMALLGRSVVEVILADYGKDEVLRRLADPFWFQSFGAVMGMDWHSSGITTSVMGALKRSINPHSKELGIYICGGKGRFSKDTPNELLVIADKTGLDGNELIRASKLSAKVDNTAIQDGYQLYLHNFILSDEGNWSVVQQGMNDADGTARRYHWHSENMKSFVDEPHKGIQGINRGEILNLTANAAQESRKGILEISHTNSEKIMQDFANLILPAHHDVRASDVDLKKLGTLLYMTRENQPENFEELLLLRGVGPRTLQSLALVSEVIHGSPSRFRDPARFSFAHGGKDGHPFPVPIKVYDETIGILQKGIEKSKLGNSDKLQSINKLHTIISDAEKNFTPNFDINEVIEEERQNSWRFGGKTVFGDAEKPTKQKPIQLSLF
- a CDS encoding Crp/Fnr family transcriptional regulator; translation: MTKKAFEVYYDFPFFLPEELDEIIQAHEKVIFQKGDYILEEGKTANEYYILDKGLARSFVNDFNGNEVTTHFFTENDIIIDVSSLFQRIPTQENIICIADCECWKMNFDIFQELFHKIPNLREWGRAWMSQQLFLYKQRSVEMFTLSATKRYLHLLEQKSQVIQFAPLKQIASYLGVTDTSLSRIRKELVSHPKKN